The stretch of DNA GTCCCCATGCTGAGCAAGGGATAAAGCTTCTGAAGGAAGGTTGGACCAAAGAGAAGCTGGCCAAAGAGAAACAGATTACGGTAGGCGTTAACCAGGTCAGCTTCGATATTAAGCAAGGCGAAATTTTTGTCATTATGGGATTGTCCGGAAGCGGAAAGTCTACGATGGTGCGAATGCTAAACCGGTTGATTGATCCGACAGACGGCCAGATTCTCGTTCATGGCAAAGACCTCCTTAAAATGAACAAAGAGCAGCTTCGCACGGTGCGGCGGAAGACAATCAGCATGGTCTTTCAAAAGTTTGCGCTTTTCCCGCACCGTACGGTAGTTGAGAATGTGGAATATGGCCTTGAGGTTCAGAAGGTGCCAAAGGCAGAGCGGCACGAAAAGGCGCTTAAGTCCCTGGAACTGGTTGGACTGAAGGGTTGGGAGAATAAAAGACCTGACGAGCTGAGCGGCGGGATGCAGCAGCGGGTGGGTCTGGCCAGAGCGCTGGCGAATGATCCTGAAGTGCTGCTCATGGACGAAGCGTTCAGCGCCTTGGACCCTTTGATTCGCCGGGATATGCAGGATGAGCTGCTGGATTTGCAAGAGAAGATGAAGAAGACCATTGTCTTCATTACCCATGATCTTGATGAAGCACTGCGGATCGGGGATCGTATCGCACTCATGCGTGATGGTGCGGTTGTACAGATCGGGACACCGGAAGAGATTATGATTCATCCGGCGAACCGCTATGTGGAACGCTTTGTGGAGGATGTGGATCTGTCCAAGGTCCTCACCGCGTCACATGTGATGCGCAGACCAGAGTCGATTACACTGGACCGCGGTCCTCGGGTTGCGCTGGAACTGATGAGGGAGCGAGGCATCTCAAACCTCTTCATTATTGACCGTACTAAGCATCTGCTCGGTGTAATTACGGCTGAGGACGCATCAGCTGCGATCAAGAATCAGAAATCCCTTGAGGATATTATGCTGACGGACGGGCCGCGTGTCGCCCCCGATCAACTGATCGGCGAACTGTTTGAGATCACAAGCTCGGCCAAGCTGCCTGTAGCGGTTGTTGATGATCAAGGCCGCTTGATCGGCGTGATCGTCCGCGGTGCTCTGCTTGGAGCGCTCGCCGGAGAAATCGAATGGGAAGGAGGCGAGGCTCATGTTGCCGAAACTGCCGCTCGCTGATTGGATTCAGACTATTGTGGATTGGATGTCCACGCATTTATCGGGGTTGTTTGATGTTATTTCCAATGTGATTGAAGCCATTGTGGATAGCTTTGCCACACTGTTCATGCTGCCGCATCCAATATTGTTTATTGTTATTCTCGGTGTACTCGCCTATTTGGCAGGACGTCTGCCGCTGGCCTTATTCTCAATGATTGGATTCTTCCTAATCTATAATCTAGGCTACTGGTCGCAGACCATGGACAGCCTTGCGCTAGTGGTCACCTCCGGAATTGTCTCGATCGTACTCGGAATTCCTATTGGCATCTGGTGCGCTTATAAGGAGTCTGCATCCCGCATTATTATTCCACTGCTGGATTTCATGCAGACGATGCCAGCCTTTGTATATCTGCTGCCGGCCGTTACTTTCTTTAGCTTAGGGGTTGTCCCAGGTGTCATCGCTTCGGTAATCTTCTCGATTCCACCAACCATTCGCTTGACCCGGCTTGGCATCAAGCAGGTGCCTGGCGAGCTCGTTGAAGCTTCAGAGGCTTTCGGCTCGACCTCCATGCAGAAGCTGTTCAAGGTGCAGCTACCATTGTCTATGCCGACTCTAATGGCCGGTGTGAACCAGACGATTATGCTGTCGCTGTCGATGGTCGTGATCGCTTCGATGATCGGGGCGCAAGGGATTGGCGCAGAGGTGTACCGCGCTGTAACTCAGCTGCAAATCGGCAAGGGCTTTGAAGCAGGGATTGTTGTCGTCATCCTGGCGATTGTTCTGGACCGTCTAAGTCAGAATTTGTTCAAGCCGAATCGTAAGCGGGCGCGCCGGGCTTAAATCCGGAGCGTGATGCATATCATGAGACTAAAGTTTGAGGAGTGATTGCAAAATGAAAACACGTAACTTGCTAGTCGCCGTGTTAAGCCTTGTTTTGGTGGTGGCCCTGGCCGCATGTAACCCGGAACGCAATAAGTCGACTTCCGCTGGATCCAGTACAGGTGGGTCAGGCAGCGGATCTGTTGGTGATCAAGTGAAGCATGAAATTATCGGGATTGACCCGGGTGCCGGCATTATGAAGGCCACCACCAAGGCCATCGGTGATTATGGCCTGAGTGACTGGAAGCTGATCGAAGGCTCCGGGGCAGCGATGACAGCTACCTTGGATAAAGCCATTAAGAATAAAGAGCCGATTATTATTACCGGCTGGACACCGCACTGGATGTTCTCCAAATATGATTTGAAATACCTGGATGATCCTAAGAAGTCGTATGGCGAGGCTGAAGAAATTCATACCGTTGTCCGCAAAGGCCTCAAAGAGGACGAGCCGGTTGCCTATGAATTTCTTGACCGGTTTGAATGGACCGACAAGCAGATGGGCGAGATCATGACAGCCATCCAGGAAGGCGCAGCTCCGGAAGAAGCTGCGAAGAAGTGGGCGGATGCGCATGAAGAAGTTATTGCTCCATGGATTAAGGATTTGACGCCAGTGAAGGGGAATAAGCTTAAGCTCAGCTATGTGGCTTGGGATTCCGAAATTGCCAGCACGAATCTGATCAAATATATTCTTGAAAGCAAGCTGGGATACAAGGTAACTGCGCTTCAAGTAGAAGCAGGTCCAATGTGGACAGGGGTAGCCAATGGAGATGTTGATGCAACGGCTGCTGCTTGGCTTCCATTGACACATGCCGACTACTGGAGCAAGTTCAAAGACCAAGTCGAGGATCTTGGTGCGAATATGACAGGCGTGAAGACTGGCCTTGTTGTACCGTCTTATATTGATATCAAATCCATTGAGGATTTGAAGGATAATTAAGACTTTGATCTAATGCTTAAATAGTTATGATTGACCGCTGTGATATACCTGATTTTGACATAGGTATGAACAGCGGTCTTCTTTTGTATTCCGTAATGGTTTGGTTTCCTTTTCGTTTTTGAAGAAGAGGACATCCATGCTATGATAGGTTAGAGCATCGTGCTTGATGAAACTGTTAACCACAAACAAACCTGATCACAAAGGAGACCAATGAAAATGAGTGTACATATTGCTGCCAAACCTGGAGATATTGCAGAAACGATTCTGTTGCCCGGCGATCCGCTGCGTGCCAAATATATTGCAGATACCTATCTAGAGGATGTGACCTGTTACAATGAAGTCCGTGGGATGTTCGGCTTCACCGGAACTTATCAAGGCAAGAAAATTTCTGTACAAGGAACAGGAATGGGTGTGCCTTCAATCAGCATTTATGTGAATGAACTGATTCGTGAGTACAACGTGAAGAACCTGATCCGCGTTGGAACTTGTGGAGGTATGCAGGAGAATGTGCGGGTTCGCGACGTTATTTTGGCACAGGCCTCTTGTACTGACTCCAGCATGAATCATCATGAGTTCGGTGGATTCGATTTCTCCCCAATTGCGAGCTTCCCACTGCTGAAGGCTGCTTATGAGCGCGGTATGGAGAAGGGGCTGAAGCTGCATGTCGGCAATATTCTCACCTCGGATATGTTCTACCGGGATGACACTTCGATTACCAAGAAGATGATGGCTTACGGTGTACTTGGTGTAGAGATGGAGACAACAGCCCTTTATACGCTTGCGGCCAAGTATGGTGTCCATGCTCTGACGATCCTGACGGTAAGTGACCATTTGCTGACAGGTGAGGAGACGACCTCCGAGGAGCGGCAGACAACATTTAATCAGATGATGGAAGTGGCGCTGGATACGGCGATTTCTTTGTAAAGCATATTATATTGCGATAAAAAAGTCGTGAATTAGGTATTGCATCAGAGCCGAGCAGATCCAAAGATAAAATCCTGGATCTGCTCGGCTCTTCTTTATTGATGAGGGAATGGATTTTTCCAGAACAGGGATGACCAGCGTTTATTTTTCCCCTGCTCGTTCAGCTTCCTTAGGCTCCACTTGTTACGCCAAGTTTTGCATATAGGCCTTGCAGTTCACGCATGGCCCAGGAATGACGCTCTTCCTGCTCAAGAGCAAATAGCAGTTCATCATGGAAATCTTGAATCATGAATCCTTCAGGCACTAGGCCCAGCAGCTGTTCGAAATCATAGTTGGGCAGGTGAATATTTCCCTGGTTTAGTCTATCCAGCCACTCAACCCATTCACGAAGCTTCAGAATTCCCTCACTCCAGAGATCCATTTGCAGACTGAGACAGTCTTGAAGCACCTCATAGCCTTCAGGATGATCATATTGGTGACAGATTTTAACGATAAGATTATATAGTTGCTGCACAGCGGGACGCAGGGCTTGAGGTAATTCATGAGGCAGGCATTGCTCAATATCGCTTGCTTGCATAGAAGAGCCTTCATCGTAGAGAAGAAGAGCATTCGGAATGACCCCTAACACTTCTGCAAGCTGTTCCTCGGTGATTTCTTTTTTCTCATATAACGTAAGAATCGGTTGGTTGATCATTTTTACCTCCAGTATTAAAAGGCACCTATTTATGTTTATAGTAACTTCGAGAATTGTCACTAGACATGCCCAATTGTCATCATCCCATGACTCATAGGCCTGCTGCAAGTCACGTTCATTAATGAATATAATCGTTCTTTATCTTGTGGTCGAGTACAGCACTGGCGTAAGGTAGGCATATAGGATTCGCCTAAGGGGGAAGGAAGATGAATGAACAAGTGCAGACACTTAAGATTCGCCCACTCTGTGACAAGGATATGCTCAGGCTTTGGGAGCTAAAGAATAAGGAAGAGGCGCCCGAATGGAAGAAATGGGATGCTCCATACTTTGAACATCATCAGGTATCTTTGGAGGCTTTTTTGGAGAAGCAGGATCAGTATATTGATCAAGAAGACTACTGGGGAATTGAAGTGGATGGAGAGCTTATCGGCACAGTCAGTTATTATTGGGAGCATGAGCCGTCCGGCTGGCTGGAGATGGGGATCGGGATTTATGATCCTGGATACTGGAGCGGAGGGATTGGAACAAGAGCGCTCCGCCTATGGATATCCCATCTCTTCGAGACTCTTCCGCTGGTTCGGGTTGGCTTTACAACCTGGTCCGGCAATCATCGGATGATGAGGGTTGGTGAGAAGCTGGGGATGACGCTTGAGGGCAGGATGAGAAAATGTCGGCTTTATCAAGGCGTATATTATGACTCCATCCGCATGGGGCTGCTGCGCGAGGAATGGGAGGCGGCCGGGGATATTACTCAGCAGGGGACTTAAGGTGTAGTGCAGATAGGTACATTTGCTGACCAAGGGAATCAGCCTTATCGCCATAAAGTATGACCGAGGAACGAAGTGTAAGTATGGCCCTATAGGCACAAGCCGGGCCCTGGGTTATAAGCTTGAGCTGCTTGAATCCTTAAGAACTGTAACTATTCTCCCGAATTTAGCATTTTTTGTTTGAAACCCGGAACTTCAGGTTAATAGAACAAAAATGCTTGAAGTCATTTTGTTCGGGAGGTTGAAGCAAGTGAGCTTAAATGTACATAGTATGATGGCCTACAATCACCAATACTTTAGACCTCAAAGTACAGCGCCCGTAAGAAAAGAAGAGAGAGTAGAGAAGGCCGCGAGCTTTGCGGATATTTTGAATGAAAAAATGAAAGCTGCTGCTGATTCAAGACAAAAATGATCTCTACATATTAAGGAGCCCAGGCCTAGTAAGAGGCGTGGGTTCTTTTCGTTCCGCAAATTGTTAAGTATTTTACATTTTCCGGCTTCCCAGCCCATATATTTAGGAATATACTGTTAGGGCGGAATGTTAATGGCCCTTGTAGGGGCTGATGAAAGAAGGAATAGAAATGCGTGCTTTCAAGCTTATGAATCATGGATCTATTGAAACATCTTTAAGAGGAAAAGAACTGCTGGCTGATCCTCTTCTGAACAAGGGAGTTGCCTTTACGCTGGAGGAGCGGGAGTCATTGGGACTGTGCGGACTGCTTCCTCCCATTGTCATAACGATCGAGGAGCAGGTCTGCAGGGTGTATGAACAGCTGCAGAATCAGCCCGACAATCTGCGCAAAAACGTGGCGCTGAACGATTTATTTCACCGCAATGTGGTGCTGTTTTTCCGGCTGCTGACAGAGCACTTAAGCGAGCTGCTGCCGATTGTCTACACACCGACGGTAGGACAAGCTATCCAGCAATACAGCCATGAATATCACCGTCCTGGCGGAATCTATCTTTCCATTGACGACCCCGATGGTATGGAGAAGGCCTTTGCGAATTTGGAGCTCCAGCCGGATGACATTGATCTGATTGTAGCTACCGATTCGGAGAGTATCCTTGGCATTGGAGACTGGGGAGTCGGCGGGATTAATATATCCATTGGCAAGTTGGCTGTCTATACGGCAGCCGCAGGGATCGACCCGAGCCGGGTGCTGGCTGTCGTGCTCGATCCGGGAACGAATAATAAGAAGCTGCTCGATGATCCGATGTATATCGGAAATCGCCATGAACGCATACGCGGTGAACGATATGAGCAGTTTATTGATCAATATGTTACTACGGCGCTTCGCTATTTTCCTGGAGCTCTACTGCACTGGGAGGACCTGGGCAACGTGAATGCGCGGAAAATTCTTGATAAATATGGGGAGCAGATCCTTACCTTCAATGATGACATTCAGGGCACCGGCGCTGTGACGCTCGCTGCCGTCATGTCTGCCATGAAGGTGACAAGGCAGAAGCTGTCGGACCAGCGCATCCTTGTGTTCGGTCCTGGAGCCGCCGGGATCGGGAACGCGGATCAAATTTGCTCGGCGATGATGCAAGAGGGACTCAGCGAGCAGGAAGCAAGAAGCCGCTTCTGGGCTTATGATCAGCGCGGCTTGCTTACAGATGCGACCGAAGGCGTGCTGAGCTTTCAGAAGCCTTACGTCCGGCGTGCCGAGGAGATTGAAGGCTGGGAGCGCAGTGAGCAAGGAATCGTCTCCCTGCTGGAGACGGTTCGCCAGGTGAAGCCGACGATTCTGATCGGGACCTCCGGCGTTGCCGGCGCCTTCTCGGAAGCGGTAGTGCGGGAGATGGCGCGGCATACAGAGCGTCCGATCATCATGCCGATGTCGAATCCGACCCACCTGGCCGAGGCGGTTCCGTTAGATTTGCTCGCCTGGACCGAAGGGCGGGCGCTTATCGCAACAGGCAGTCCTTTTGAGCCCGTGTCTTATGAAGGCACTCTGTATCAGATTGGACAGTCCAATAATGCCTTTGTATTCCCTGGGCTAGGCCTGGGAGCCATTATTGTGAAGGCAAAATGTATCACAAAGGGCATGTTTGCTGCGGCAGCGGAAGCCGTAGCTGCAATCACTAACGCGCTAGAGCCCGGGGCCTCCCTGCTGCCGGGGATTAATGACCTGCGCTCCGTCTCTGCAGCGGTGGCAGAGGCTGTGGCTCTGACTGCAGTACGGGATGGCGTGGCACGTACGATACCGCAAAATGTTCCCGCAGCAATAAGGGATGCGATGTGGGAGGCCAGTTATAAAGCGATTAAGCCGATCGCGGAACTGGTAGGCGTGTAGTCTTAGCAAAATATAACTTAGTAAAAGGCTCATCTTACGCAGATCAATCTGGGTTAAGATGAGCCTTTTCATATGATTCAGGCAGCTCTGGTGATAAGGAAGGGAGAGCAGCTAACTTGCTTTTGGTCTCTTCGCAGCGATGGCAACTTGCTTAGATTTCTGCCCATGAGGCTTATCCTGTCCATACCGGATGAAGATCCACACCCCGGCAAGGATGAACAGGCCTGCGATCAGCTGCAATGCGGTCAGGCTTTCTTTCAGAAGGAAGTAAGCCAGAATTGTAGAGAAGACGGGCTCGCCAAGGACAGCCATGGAGACAGAGGATGCACTCATATATTTAAGCAGCCAGTTGAACAGGTAATGTCCGAACAAGGTAGGAACAATCGCCAGAAGCAGGAAGATTCCCCATTCCCGCGGAGCGTAGCCGCCAAAAGAGTACCCCTGAAAGAGATTATATACCGCAAGGGAGGAGGCAGCTATCGCAAACACCCAGAAGTTATATACAAATGCACTCAGGGATTCACGAAGATGCTTGCCGATCAGCATATGTACCGCTACGGCAATCGTTCCAAGCAGAGAAAGTCCGTCTCCAAGCAGGGCTGAGCTTGATAGTCCAAAATCGCCAGAACCGATAGCAATGGAGCCGATAACTGCGATGGCCATGCCTAGCACCATCATTCGATTGGTCTTAGCGCCGAACAGCCAGTAGGAGCCGATGGCGATCAGGATAGGTTCCAGGGTCAGGATCACCGTAGAGCTGGCCACAGTGGTCAGCCGTAGTGAGCTCATCCACAGCAGGAAATGAAGCCCCAGCATGACTCCGGATAGGCAGAGCAGCAGCCACTGCCTTGAAGTAAGCCCGAACAGGGTGCGGCGGTATTTCCATACAAGCGGCAGCATAAGCAGATTGGTCAAGTAGAGCCGGTACATGGCGACGACGGAGACCTCAGCATTTGACCAGCGAACGAAGATGGAAGAGAATGAGATGGCAAGGATTCCAACTACATACAAAATTTCAAAAGAATGTCTGCCTTTGTGATTGTCCATGTTAAGCTATAGCATCTCCTATAATAACTTTGTCTGTGGCCGTCTGCGGCACAGGCAGATTCGATTATAGCACAGGATGATTCAAGCCGTTGCAAGTTTTTACGGGTTTTAGATTAACCGCTGATAAATCGCAAATTGAGGGTAATAATGATATGCTTAAGGCATGACCTACACAGGCAATTAGACTAAGAAGCGAGGAATGGTTATGATTCGATTCGGAGTTATAGGTACTAATTGGATTACCGAGCGATTTCTGGAGGCTGCCCGTGAGGCTGAAGGCTTCGAGCTTGCAGCAGTTTACTCTAGAACGGAAGAGAAGGCTAAGCAATTTGCGGAGAAGCATGGGATTCCCCAGTGGTTTACAAGCATCGAGGAACTTGCTGCATCCGAGCATGTGGATGCCATATACATAGCAAGTCCCAATTCCCTGCACGCCCAGCAGGCTATGCTGTGCATGAATCATGGCAAGCATGTGCTCTGTGAGAAGCCGCTTGCTTCCAATGTGCATGAAGTCCGGCAGATGCTTGATACAGCAGAGCGCAACGGAGTGGTGCTCATGGAAGCGCTGAAGACGACCATGCTGCCCGCTTTTGAGGCGATTCGGATGCAGCTGCCGAAGCTGGGCAAGGTGCGGCGTTATTTCGCTAATTACTGCCAGTACTCTTCGCGTTATGATGAATATAGACGAGGCAATGTGCTGAATGCCTTCAAGCCCGAGTTCTCCAACGGTGCCTTGATGGATTTGGGCATCTACTGCTTGTACCCGCAGGTAGCACTGTTTGGCAAGCCTTCTGTGATCAAAGCGACAGGGGTTATGCTGGAATCCGGTGTTGATGGAGAAGGATCGATTGTTACTGGATATGAGGGAATGGATGCTGTCGTCATGTATTCCAAAATCACGGATTCTTCGCTGCCTTCTGAAATCCAGGGAGAGGATGCCTGCTTGGTAATTGATAAGATTAGCGAACCTAGTGAACTCTTCATCCGTTACCGGGATGGCCGAGAAGAACGCGTTGAGGTTCAGCAGGACAAGCCGGTTATGACGTATGAGGCGATCGAGTTTATGGAACTGATCCGTCAAGGCAATCAGCAGTCTGCTACCAACTCGTGGGCTACTTCCCTTGCTGTAGCCGAGATTATGGAAGAGGCGCGCAAGCAGCTGGGGCTTGTCTATCCGGCGGATCAGCAGCAATAAGAGTATGATGAAAAGGGACTCCTCTTAGTCCATGGTCTGTCTCTATGGTTAGCCTAAATTTAACCATCGGACAGTTCAGGATAAGGGAAGTCCCTTTTACTTTAGATAATTTCATGTGTCGATGCTAGAAAGTGTCACTGCTGGAAGCTTCCTTGGAGAGAACCGGGTGTCCTCAGAGGGGATTCCGCACTGCTAAGAACGGGACATTCCCTAAAGGCTAAATGTTTACAACCTAAGCAATGGCTGCTGTTAACTTGGTTCAGTGCAAAAGACAAGGCTTCATCAACGTGCTCGAAGGCACGCTCTGCTCCAATTAAATCCCAAGTCCCCGTTCTCTTGATCAGGCTTAGAGGCTGAGGACGAAGGCCCACAACGACAACAAGAACCCCTAGATTTATGTACTCCCGCACAATGGCAGCAAAATTAGCTTCACCGGTTGTGTCCATGAAGGGAACCTTGCCCATTCGTAGAATCAGCACCTTGAGATCAGAGGCTTCACCTAGGCGAAGCTTGGAATTCTCCAGCGATCCCGTCACACCAAAGAACAAGGGGCCCTCCATATTATAGATTTCTACCTGAGGGCAGTCATGATCTTCTGATACCATATGCGGCATAATCTTATTCTTCAAGGTAGGATCCGGCAGCACCTTGTCTACCTTCAGAGAACGGCTCATCTGGAAGAAGAACATGGCAACAGCGAGCGCCAGCCCGGCTTCCACAGCGGTAGTAAGTGTTGTAAGTACGGTCAGCAGGAAGGTTACAACTAGAATGAAGGAATCTCCTGTTTTGGTCCGAAGCATATGAGTGAATGACTTCCGCTCACTCATATTCCATGCCACCATCATCAGGATCGGCGCCATGCTGGCCAGCGGGATATGGGAGGCATAAGGTGCGAATAGCAATACCACCAGCAGAACGATGAACCCATGAACGACTCCTGAAATAGGAGATACGGCACCGTTCTTGATATTGGTCGCTGTTCTTGCAATGGCGCCGGTCGCCGGGATCCCTCCGAACAGTGGGGCAGCCATATTGGCGATGCCTTGTCCAATTAGCTCCCGGTTGCTGTTATGGCGGACTCCGGTCATTCCATCAGCAACCACGGCGGACAGGAGGGATTCAATGCTTCCAAGCATGGCTATGATGAGAGCAGGCTGAATTAGGTTAACTATTTGATCCAAGCTTATAGGGAGCCAGTGAAACTGTGGCCATCCGCCGGAAATGGGACCATAGGTTGAACCGATCGTAGCAACCTGTCCAGGGAACAGCCAGGCGGCGGCGAGCGTAGAAATCAGCAGACCTACTAGAGAACCTGGTATTTTCGGCAGAATTTTGGGCGTGAGGAGAAGTGCTGCAAGGCATAGGCAGGCGGTGATAACGCTATAGAAGTTGATCGAGGGCAGCCTTAACCCGATTTCACGCATATTCGAGAGAAAGTCCTCATGCCGCTTCATGCCTGTGAGTCCCAGGAAGCTGGCAATTTGCCCGGTGAAGATCGTAACAGCGATGCCCGCTGTAAATCCAATGGTCACCGGCTTAGGGATATATTTGATCAGGGTACCTATTTTGAAGATGCCCATCAGGATGAGGAAGAAGCCGGCCATGAATCCTGCGATGAGAAGATTCTGGTAACCGTACTGCATGACGATCGCGAGTAGAATGGGGATAAATGCACCGGTAGGCCCTCCAATTTGGAACCTAGAGCCTCCGAAGAGTGCGATGAGAATACCCGCAATGATGGTGGTATAAAGCCCGTACTCCGGCTTAACGCCGGAAGCGATGGAGAAGGCCATT from Paenibacillus sp. CAA11 encodes:
- a CDS encoding Gfo/Idh/MocA family protein, translated to MIRFGVIGTNWITERFLEAAREAEGFELAAVYSRTEEKAKQFAEKHGIPQWFTSIEELAASEHVDAIYIASPNSLHAQQAMLCMNHGKHVLCEKPLASNVHEVRQMLDTAERNGVVLMEALKTTMLPAFEAIRMQLPKLGKVRRYFANYCQYSSRYDEYRRGNVLNAFKPEFSNGALMDLGIYCLYPQVALFGKPSVIKATGVMLESGVDGEGSIVTGYEGMDAVVMYSKITDSSLPSEIQGEDACLVIDKISEPSELFIRYRDGREERVEVQQDKPVMTYEAIEFMELIRQGNQQSATNSWATSLAVAEIMEEARKQLGLVYPADQQQ
- the deoD gene encoding purine-nucleoside phosphorylase; the encoded protein is MSVHIAAKPGDIAETILLPGDPLRAKYIADTYLEDVTCYNEVRGMFGFTGTYQGKKISVQGTGMGVPSISIYVNELIREYNVKNLIRVGTCGGMQENVRVRDVILAQASCTDSSMNHHEFGGFDFSPIASFPLLKAAYERGMEKGLKLHVGNILTSDMFYRDDTSITKKMMAYGVLGVEMETTALYTLAAKYGVHALTILTVSDHLLTGEETTSEERQTTFNQMMEVALDTAISL
- a CDS encoding SulP family inorganic anion transporter — translated: MKWTGRYQGYQLSSLRQDLIAGSIVGIVAIPLGMAFSIASGVKPEYGLYTTIIAGILIALFGGSRFQIGGPTGAFIPILLAIVMQYGYQNLLIAGFMAGFFLILMGIFKIGTLIKYIPKPVTIGFTAGIAVTIFTGQIASFLGLTGMKRHEDFLSNMREIGLRLPSINFYSVITACLCLAALLLTPKILPKIPGSLVGLLISTLAAAWLFPGQVATIGSTYGPISGGWPQFHWLPISLDQIVNLIQPALIIAMLGSIESLLSAVVADGMTGVRHNSNRELIGQGIANMAAPLFGGIPATGAIARTATNIKNGAVSPISGVVHGFIVLLVVLLFAPYASHIPLASMAPILMMVAWNMSERKSFTHMLRTKTGDSFILVVTFLLTVLTTLTTAVEAGLALAVAMFFFQMSRSLKVDKVLPDPTLKNKIMPHMVSEDHDCPQVEIYNMEGPLFFGVTGSLENSKLRLGEASDLKVLILRMGKVPFMDTTGEANFAAIVREYINLGVLVVVVGLRPQPLSLIKRTGTWDLIGAERAFEHVDEALSFALNQVNSSHCLGCKHLAFRECPVLSSAESPLRTPGSLQGSFQQ
- a CDS encoding ABC transporter permease → MLPKLPLADWIQTIVDWMSTHLSGLFDVISNVIEAIVDSFATLFMLPHPILFIVILGVLAYLAGRLPLALFSMIGFFLIYNLGYWSQTMDSLALVVTSGIVSIVLGIPIGIWCAYKESASRIIIPLLDFMQTMPAFVYLLPAVTFFSLGVVPGVIASVIFSIPPTIRLTRLGIKQVPGELVEASEAFGSTSMQKLFKVQLPLSMPTLMAGVNQTIMLSLSMVVIASMIGAQGIGAEVYRAVTQLQIGKGFEAGIVVVILAIVLDRLSQNLFKPNRKRARRA
- a CDS encoding GNAT family N-acetyltransferase yields the protein MNEQVQTLKIRPLCDKDMLRLWELKNKEEAPEWKKWDAPYFEHHQVSLEAFLEKQDQYIDQEDYWGIEVDGELIGTVSYYWEHEPSGWLEMGIGIYDPGYWSGGIGTRALRLWISHLFETLPLVRVGFTTWSGNHRMMRVGEKLGMTLEGRMRKCRLYQGVYYDSIRMGLLREEWEAAGDITQQGT
- a CDS encoding glycine betaine ABC transporter substrate-binding protein is translated as MKTRNLLVAVLSLVLVVALAACNPERNKSTSAGSSTGGSGSGSVGDQVKHEIIGIDPGAGIMKATTKAIGDYGLSDWKLIEGSGAAMTATLDKAIKNKEPIIITGWTPHWMFSKYDLKYLDDPKKSYGEAEEIHTVVRKGLKEDEPVAYEFLDRFEWTDKQMGEIMTAIQEGAAPEEAAKKWADAHEEVIAPWIKDLTPVKGNKLKLSYVAWDSEIASTNLIKYILESKLGYKVTALQVEAGPMWTGVANGDVDATAAAWLPLTHADYWSKFKDQVEDLGANMTGVKTGLVVPSYIDIKSIEDLKDN
- a CDS encoding NAD-dependent malic enzyme; translation: MRAFKLMNHGSIETSLRGKELLADPLLNKGVAFTLEERESLGLCGLLPPIVITIEEQVCRVYEQLQNQPDNLRKNVALNDLFHRNVVLFFRLLTEHLSELLPIVYTPTVGQAIQQYSHEYHRPGGIYLSIDDPDGMEKAFANLELQPDDIDLIVATDSESILGIGDWGVGGINISIGKLAVYTAAAGIDPSRVLAVVLDPGTNNKKLLDDPMYIGNRHERIRGERYEQFIDQYVTTALRYFPGALLHWEDLGNVNARKILDKYGEQILTFNDDIQGTGAVTLAAVMSAMKVTRQKLSDQRILVFGPGAAGIGNADQICSAMMQEGLSEQEARSRFWAYDQRGLLTDATEGVLSFQKPYVRRAEEIEGWERSEQGIVSLLETVRQVKPTILIGTSGVAGAFSEAVVREMARHTERPIIMPMSNPTHLAEAVPLDLLAWTEGRALIATGSPFEPVSYEGTLYQIGQSNNAFVFPGLGLGAIIVKAKCITKGMFAAAAEAVAAITNALEPGASLLPGINDLRSVSAAVAEAVALTAVRDGVARTIPQNVPAAIRDAMWEASYKAIKPIAELVGV
- a CDS encoding DMT family transporter, which produces MDNHKGRHSFEILYVVGILAISFSSIFVRWSNAEVSVVAMYRLYLTNLLMLPLVWKYRRTLFGLTSRQWLLLCLSGVMLGLHFLLWMSSLRLTTVASSTVILTLEPILIAIGSYWLFGAKTNRMMVLGMAIAVIGSIAIGSGDFGLSSSALLGDGLSLLGTIAVAVHMLIGKHLRESLSAFVYNFWVFAIAASSLAVYNLFQGYSFGGYAPREWGIFLLLAIVPTLFGHYLFNWLLKYMSASSVSMAVLGEPVFSTILAYFLLKESLTALQLIAGLFILAGVWIFIRYGQDKPHGQKSKQVAIAAKRPKAS
- a CDS encoding quaternary amine ABC transporter ATP-binding protein; protein product: MTILELKEVSKLFGPHAEQGIKLLKEGWTKEKLAKEKQITVGVNQVSFDIKQGEIFVIMGLSGSGKSTMVRMLNRLIDPTDGQILVHGKDLLKMNKEQLRTVRRKTISMVFQKFALFPHRTVVENVEYGLEVQKVPKAERHEKALKSLELVGLKGWENKRPDELSGGMQQRVGLARALANDPEVLLMDEAFSALDPLIRRDMQDELLDLQEKMKKTIVFITHDLDEALRIGDRIALMRDGAVVQIGTPEEIMIHPANRYVERFVEDVDLSKVLTASHVMRRPESITLDRGPRVALELMRERGISNLFIIDRTKHLLGVITAEDASAAIKNQKSLEDIMLTDGPRVAPDQLIGELFEITSSAKLPVAVVDDQGRLIGVIVRGALLGALAGEIEWEGGEAHVAETAAR